In Pyxicephalus adspersus chromosome 12, UCB_Pads_2.0, whole genome shotgun sequence, a genomic segment contains:
- the ERH gene encoding enhancer of rudimentary homolog isoform X1 — protein MESVLPMSHTILLVQPTKRPEGRTYADYESVNECMEGVCKMYEEHLKRMNPNSPSITYDISQLFDFIDDLADLSCLVYRADTQTYQPYNKDWIKEKIYVLLRRQAQQAGK, from the exons ATGGAGTCTGTGTTGCCAATG TCTCACACAATCTTGCTTGTTCAGCCCACAAAGAGGCCTGAAGGAAGAACATATGCAGACTATGAATCTGTAAATGAATGCATGGAAG gaGTGTGTAAAATGTATGAAGAGCACTTAAAGAGAATGAACCCCAACAGTCCATCAATAACATATGACATCAGCCAGTTGTTTGATTTCATTGATGACTTAGCAGATCTTAGCTGTTTGGT GTATCGTGCAGACACTCAGACATACCAGCCCTACAACAAAGACTGGATTAAAGAAAAGATCTATGTTCTGCTCCGTCGACAGGCTCAACAAGCAGGCAAATAG
- the ERH gene encoding enhancer of rudimentary homolog isoform X2 encodes MSHTILLVQPTKRPEGRTYADYESVNECMEGVCKMYEEHLKRMNPNSPSITYDISQLFDFIDDLADLSCLVYRADTQTYQPYNKDWIKEKIYVLLRRQAQQAGK; translated from the exons ATG TCTCACACAATCTTGCTTGTTCAGCCCACAAAGAGGCCTGAAGGAAGAACATATGCAGACTATGAATCTGTAAATGAATGCATGGAAG gaGTGTGTAAAATGTATGAAGAGCACTTAAAGAGAATGAACCCCAACAGTCCATCAATAACATATGACATCAGCCAGTTGTTTGATTTCATTGATGACTTAGCAGATCTTAGCTGTTTGGT GTATCGTGCAGACACTCAGACATACCAGCCCTACAACAAAGACTGGATTAAAGAAAAGATCTATGTTCTGCTCCGTCGACAGGCTCAACAAGCAGGCAAATAG